The DNA region AGGTGAACCCGCCCATGTCCTGCTTCACCACGTCCCAGCCCGCCACGGCCTTGTAGAAGGCCAGGACCGCCTCGGGGTCCTTGACGATCAGCTCGTTCCAGCAGAAAGCGCCGGGGACGTCGCGGACCTTGGACCCGCCGTGCTTGACCGGCTGCCAGAGGGATAAGACGGCCCCCTGCGGGTCCCGGATGACGGCCATTTTCCCCATGTCCATGACGTCCATGGGCCCGGCCAGGACCTGCCCCCCCGCCTCGCCGGCGCGGGCGGCCGTGCCCGCCACGTCCTCGACGGCCACGTAGCCCATCCAGTGGGGCGGCACCCCCTGGGCGCGATGCGCCTCGCACAGCGTGTAGCAGCCGGCCAGGGAAAGCCCTTCCAGCCGGATGGTGGAGTAGTTGCACTCCCCGCCGGGGCAGTTGTCCTCGAAGGTCCAGCCAAAGAGTTCCCCGTAGAACGTCTCCGCGCCCTTGACGTCCACCGTTCCCAGTTCCACCCAGCAGAAGCTGCCGGGGTCGTGTTT from Acidobacteriota bacterium includes:
- a CDS encoding VOC family protein, whose translation is MIEKHDPGSFCWVELGTVDVKGAETFYGELFGWTFEDNCPGGECNYSTIRLEGLSLAGCYTLCEAHRAQGVPPHWMGYVAVEDVAGTAARAGEAGGQVLAGPMDVMDMGKMAVIRDPQGAVLSLWQPVKHGGSKVRDVPGAFCWNELIVKDPEAVLAFYKAVAGWDVVKQDMGGFTYYVFVSDDTMRGGMMALDPAWGEVPPHWAVYFNVTDCDAVVAKAESLGAKVHMRPTDIPGVGRFAVIADPQGAVFSVIKMEPPQCCGCDGCCS